GGGTACTCGTCCTGCCCGGCCGCGATCTCGAGGGAGCCGCCGCCGATGTCGAACAGCAGGATCTTTCCGGCGGACCACCCGAACCAGCGCCTGACCGCGAGGAACGTCACTCGGGCCTCGTCCTTGCCCGTCATCACGTTGAGGGTCACGCCCAGCTGGGAGTTGATCGATTCGATGACTTCGACGCCGTTCGGTGCGTCCCTGAGCGCCGAGGTGGCGAAGGCGAGGATCTGCTCCGATCCCTGATCCTCGGCGACCTCGACCGCCTCGGCGATGAAGGTGCGCAGTCGCTCCTGCCCGGCCGCTGAGATGAGGCCGTCATCGCCGAGGTACTCGGCCAGGCGCAGGACTTCCTTGTGCGAGGTGGCGGGCAGGGGCGGGGCACCGACATGGGCGTCGACCACGAGGAGGTGGACGCTGTTGGACCCGACGTCGAGGACTGCTAAGCGCATTCGAACAGTCTAACCACAGATTTCACTCGCCTGCCCAGTCCGTTCCTGTGAAGCCGAACTCGGGCGGACGTTTGGCGAAGAACGCCTCCTGACCGCGCGCGATTTCGTCCTGGTAGGCCTCGTCGAGCCACTGCGGCGGGGTGAGGACGGCACCGTCGCCACCGCCGCGGTTCTCCCCCAGCTCTCCGGCGAGGACCGCCTTCGACCCGATCTGGGACAGCCGCGAGAGTCCGACGACCCTCTCCCCCAGCGCCTGTGCCGCGGCCAGAGGCGTCTCGGTCACCTCGTGGAAGAAGCCGAGCTCACGCATCTGGTCGAACTTCACGATCGAAGCTGTGACCAGCAGATATCTGGCCCACGCGTCGCCGAGGACGGTCGACAGCCTGCGGGTCGGCCCCGGGGGATAGACGAGGCCGAGCTTTGCGGCCGTGACCCCGAAGATCGAACCGGGGGCACCGATGCGGATGTCGCAGGCGGCGGCGATCTCGGTGCCGCCACCGACACAGTTGCCGGTGATGGCCGCGATGGTGGTGGTGCGCGCATCGGCCACGGCCGCCTCGGCGGTGGAGTTGAGCTCCCAGAAGTCGCCAAGGGGCACGTTCAGGTCTGCGATATCGGAGCCGGCGGAGAAGTGTCCGGCCGCACCGGTGATCACGAGTGCGCCGATCGAGTCATCGGCGTCGACTCCGGCGATGATCTCCGGCAGCGACCGCCACATCGGACGGGATATGGCGTTGCGCTTCTCGGGCCGATCAATGACGAGGGTTCCGACTCCACCGGTGACGGTGAAGTCGAAACCCTCGAGATCGACCGGACGGTAGGCTCCGTCAACGGTCATGTCCATAGCCTTTCAGCGGCGGCACTTCAACCCCGGTCGTCGGGGACTTCGCGCTGGTCGTGGCCGTCATAGGCGCTGAGCGGACGGATCAGTGCGTTGTCGGCCTGCTGCTCCATGATGTGAGCGGTCCAGCCGGTGATGCGGGCCATGACGAAGATCGGCGTGAACTGGTCGGTGTCGAAGCCCATGAGGTGGTACGCCGGACCCGAGGGGTAGTCGAGGTTCGGGTAGATCCCCTTGCGGGCGACGAAGTCTTCCTCGAAGGCGTTGTAGAGGTCGAGGAGATCGGTCGCACCCTTGGCCGCGACCATGTCTTCGAAGGCCTTGCGCATGGTCGGCACACGCGAGTCGCCGTTCTTGTAGACACGGTGTCCGAAGCCCATGATCTTGGCCTTGTTGGCCAGGGCATCGTCGATCCAGGCCGAAACCTTGTCGGCGGTCCCGACCTCTTCGAGCATCGCCATGACCGCTTCATTGGCCCCGCCGTGCAGAGGGCCCTTGAGGGCGCCGATGCCACCGGCGACTGCCGAGTAGAGGTCGGAGGTCGTCGAGGTGATCACGCGGGAGGTGAACGTCGAGGCGTTGAACGAGTGCTCCGCGTAGAGGATCATCGAGATGTCGAAGCAGCGCACGACCTCCTCGGCGGGAACCTCGTCGAAGACCATCTTGAAGAAGTTCGCGGCGTAGCCGAGGTCCTTCGTCGGTGCGATCGGGTCGAGGCCGTTGCGGCGGCGGTGGTCGATGGCCACGATCGTCGGCAGCTGGGCGTAGAGACGCTCGGCCTTCGCGATGTTGGCTTCCTCGCCTTCGACGTCCGCATCGGGATCGACGGCGCCGAGGTAGGCCACCGCGGTCTGCACGACATGCATCGGGTGGCAATCCGTGGGCAGGTCGAGGATGAGCTGGACGAGCTTGTCGTCGATAGTGCGCTGAGCGCGCTCGCGGGCCGTGAACTCCTCGAGCTGAGCCGCGGTCGGCAGTTCGCCGTTCCAGATCAGGTAGGAGACTTCCTCGGAGCTGCACTTGGCAGCAAGCTCCTGCACGGGGTAACCGCGGTAGGTGAGCGAGTTCGTTTCCTGGACTACCTTCGAAACGGCCGTGGTGTCGACG
The Brevibacterium marinum genome window above contains:
- a CDS encoding enoyl-CoA hydratase/isomerase family protein, whose product is MTVDGAYRPVDLEGFDFTVTGGVGTLVIDRPEKRNAISRPMWRSLPEIIAGVDADDSIGALVITGAAGHFSAGSDIADLNVPLGDFWELNSTAEAAVADARTTTIAAITGNCVGGGTEIAAACDIRIGAPGSIFGVTAAKLGLVYPPGPTRRLSTVLGDAWARYLLVTASIVKFDQMRELGFFHEVTETPLAAAQALGERVVGLSRLSQIGSKAVLAGELGENRGGGDGAVLTPPQWLDEAYQDEIARGQEAFFAKRPPEFGFTGTDWAGE
- a CDS encoding bifunctional 2-methylcitrate synthase/citrate synthase, whose product is MTEEIKKGLAGVVVDTTAVSKVVQETNSLTYRGYPVQELAAKCSSEEVSYLIWNGELPTAAQLEEFTARERAQRTIDDKLVQLILDLPTDCHPMHVVQTAVAYLGAVDPDADVEGEEANIAKAERLYAQLPTIVAIDHRRRNGLDPIAPTKDLGYAANFFKMVFDEVPAEEVVRCFDISMILYAEHSFNASTFTSRVITSTTSDLYSAVAGGIGALKGPLHGGANEAVMAMLEEVGTADKVSAWIDDALANKAKIMGFGHRVYKNGDSRVPTMRKAFEDMVAAKGATDLLDLYNAFEEDFVARKGIYPNLDYPSGPAYHLMGFDTDQFTPIFVMARITGWTAHIMEQQADNALIRPLSAYDGHDQREVPDDRG